One window from the genome of Nicotiana tomentosiformis chromosome 5, ASM39032v3, whole genome shotgun sequence encodes:
- the LOC104095890 gene encoding uncharacterized protein: MSAAVSGALFPILFLAFFITFNGDRISHANGIVEELIGNGSMVAAKPEMVPLIEEKMMLVMLNESRRKLGSFQICSLCTCCGGAKGYCLPSPCCYAINCNIPNRPFGFCSFTPKTCNCFGCHL, translated from the exons atGTCTGCTGCTGTTAGTGGGGCTCTCTTCCCCATTCTATTCCTAGCATTCTTTATAACTTTCAATGGAGACAGAATTTCCCAT GCAAATGGGATAGTGGAGGAGTTGATAGGAAATGGTAGTATGGTGGCAGCAAAGCCTGAAATGGTGCCACTAATTGAGGAGAAGATGATGTTGGTCATGCTAAATGAGAGTAGGAGGAAACTTGGCAGCTTTCAGATTTGTTCACTTTGCACTTGCTGTGGTGGGGCCAAAGGCTACTGCTTACCCTCTCCTTGTTGCTATGCCATCAATTGCAACATCCCAAACAGGCCCTTTGGTTTCTGTTCTTTCACTCCCAAAACCTGTAATTGTTTTGGATGCCACCTCTAA
- the LOC104095892 gene encoding inositol diphosphatase DSP3-like — protein sequence MELILQEDDGMLVPPTNFSIVEDNCIYRSGFPQPSNFPFLQSLNLSSIICLCPEPYPEENLEFLRFNNIKLFQFGMDGTKEASAMSRSAITEALKVLTDVRNHPVLIHCKRGKHRTGCIVGCLRKWQSWCLSSVMEEYKHFAGTKWRESDLKFLETYDCSCIRHCLESIIYTCYGSTKRRLLYREEILQKPLMTSVL from the exons atggagttgattttgcaAGAAGATGATGGTATGTTGGTGCCACCCACAAATTTCTCAATAGTGGAAGATAACTGCATTTACAGAAGTGGCTTCCCTCAGCCCTCCAATTTTCCATTTTTGCAGTCACTCAATCTGAGCTCTATCAT ATGTTTGTGTCCAGAGCCTTATCCTGAAGAGAATTTGGAGTTTCTTCGCTTTAACAATATAAAGCTTTTCCAATTTGGAATGGATGGCACTAAG GAGGCATCAGCTATGTCGAGGAGTGCTATAACAGAGGCTTTGAAAGTGCTAACAG ATGTCAGAAACCATCCAGTTCTTATCCACTGCAAGCGCGGAAAG CATCGAACTGGTTGCATTGTCGGCTGCCTCAGGAAATGGCAGAGTTGGTGTTTGTCTTCTGTGATGGAGGAGTACAAGCATTTTGCAGGCACAAAGTGGAGAGAATCAGACCTGAAATTTCTTGAGACTTACGATTGTTCATGCATAAGGCATTGCCTCGAGAGCATAATCTACACGTGCTATGGTTCAACGAAAAGGCGCTTGCTATATAGAGAAGAAATTCTGCAGAAACCTCTGATGACTTCTGTTCTATAG